The following coding sequences are from one Desulfomonilaceae bacterium window:
- a CDS encoding branched-chain amino acid ABC transporter permease produces MIWKFKESSESSKRRKERLDRCIKARSDTIYSLTSYKEALYLVLPRALLVFGILLLPLVLDEYWNKVLVITCVIAILAMSWDFIASAGMFSLGQSLFFGMGGYSAGVLNHYFGLPPYVTIPVATLVGGLLSSFLLFPVLRLRGVYFAMVTFVLPLILRALIEATGIFQGMEGLSGLSPLPNAWVATYLIIAGLFLCFFGFRRLMDTDYGLILSAILDNDQAVMAGGINIYWYKTQALFIGSAAAAFAGAFMTHYYRFVGMSAFAMDNSVLPVAASVLGGPGGFAGALLGSFILVPLCESLRAFGSWRIVFYSFLMVIFVVSLPEGIFHYLARKYHQYERWVETE; encoded by the coding sequence ATGATTTGGAAATTCAAGGAAAGTTCTGAATCATCAAAACGCCGTAAAGAAAGACTCGATCGATGTATAAAAGCAAGATCGGATACCATTTATTCCCTTACTTCGTATAAAGAGGCATTGTATTTGGTGCTCCCACGAGCACTACTTGTCTTTGGAATACTTCTTCTTCCTTTGGTTCTGGATGAGTACTGGAATAAAGTGCTTGTCATCACCTGTGTGATTGCCATTCTCGCCATGAGTTGGGATTTTATAGCATCCGCTGGGATGTTTTCGCTGGGGCAAAGTTTATTTTTTGGGATGGGAGGGTATTCCGCAGGCGTATTAAACCATTATTTCGGACTGCCGCCCTATGTAACTATCCCGGTTGCAACTCTGGTTGGGGGACTCCTCTCTAGTTTTTTGCTCTTTCCTGTCTTGAGATTGCGAGGAGTTTACTTTGCTATGGTCACATTTGTTTTACCCCTCATACTCCGTGCGCTCATTGAGGCCACAGGGATTTTTCAGGGAATGGAGGGATTAAGTGGATTGTCACCTTTGCCAAACGCATGGGTGGCCACATATCTGATAATTGCCGGATTGTTCCTGTGTTTTTTCGGGTTCCGAAGACTGATGGATACAGACTACGGCCTCATCTTGAGTGCGATATTGGACAATGACCAAGCTGTCATGGCAGGCGGTATTAACATCTATTGGTACAAAACACAGGCTCTTTTTATTGGATCCGCTGCCGCTGCGTTTGCCGGCGCATTCATGACTCATTACTACAGATTTGTTGGGATGTCGGCATTTGCTATGGACAATTCGGTTCTTCCGGTTGCGGCTTCTGTTCTTGGTGGGCCTGGCGGTTTTGCTGGAGCGCTCTTGGGATCTTTCATCCTGGTGCCCCTGTGCGAGAGTTTGAGGGCTTTTGGCTCATGGAGAATCGTTTTTTATAGTTTCTTGATGGTCATATTTGTTGTCTCCCTACCGGAAGGTATTTTTCACTATTTGGCTCGAAAGTACCACCAGTATGAGAGATGGGTGGAGACGGAGTAA
- a CDS encoding branched-chain amino acid ABC transporter permease, which translates to MDEKEIGRLKTRDTVNRCRNLLIHGATKEQTMMGMFIYGMVNSCMLVLMALGFSLTFGISGIANFAYGAIYVTGAYLCWHFVNSFGLWYPLSIVMSVLITGIVGVCVYRFVLYRVRGIPLSEIVVTFGLGTGLLELYRSLGLSGHSYKLPVFVDGSVEIFEVYIDFQRLIILCLGIILLLLLWIFTHHTKLGLAFRGIAQDEETALAFGIEPERTAMASFYIGSSLAALAAIAIVPLSLLSVEDGSNVLILVLAVGIVGGLESTLGIIVASLIFGFLQMIFSTYFSPLYSLVVTLVSIVLILAVKPSGLFGSSKELEERV; encoded by the coding sequence ATGGATGAAAAAGAAATAGGGCGATTGAAGACCCGTGACACCGTCAATCGATGTCGTAATCTGCTGATACACGGAGCTACAAAGGAACAGACCATGATGGGAATGTTTATTTACGGCATGGTAAACAGTTGTATGTTGGTGCTGATGGCCCTTGGATTCAGCCTAACATTTGGTATCAGCGGGATTGCCAATTTTGCTTACGGAGCTATTTACGTTACTGGCGCCTACCTATGTTGGCACTTTGTCAATTCATTCGGACTTTGGTACCCCTTATCAATTGTAATGTCCGTTTTGATTACCGGAATAGTCGGTGTCTGCGTGTACAGGTTTGTGTTGTATAGGGTAAGGGGTATTCCACTGTCCGAAATCGTCGTTACTTTCGGACTCGGGACTGGCTTATTAGAACTATATCGAAGCCTCGGCCTGAGTGGCCATAGCTACAAACTTCCGGTTTTTGTAGATGGCAGTGTGGAAATTTTTGAGGTTTACATAGACTTTCAGCGCTTAATAATCTTGTGTCTAGGAATCATCTTGCTCCTCTTATTATGGATATTTACACATCACACCAAACTCGGTCTAGCTTTTAGGGGCATAGCACAAGACGAGGAAACCGCTCTTGCGTTTGGCATTGAGCCTGAACGAACTGCCATGGCTAGTTTCTACATCGGCTCGTCCCTAGCGGCTCTTGCCGCAATCGCCATAGTGCCACTTTCATTGCTTTCGGTTGAGGATGGAAGCAATGTTCTGATCCTAGTGCTTGCTGTAGGCATCGTTGGGGGTCTTGAAAGTACGTTGGGTATTATTGTGGCAAGTCTGATATTTGGTTTTTTACAAATGATCTTCTCAACATATTTTTCTCCACTTTATAGTCTGGTTGTGACGCTTGTATCAATCGTCTTGATATTAGCCGTTAAGCCGTCAGGTCTTTTTGGCAGCTCCAAGGAACTTGAAGAAAGGGTCTAA
- a CDS encoding ABC transporter substrate-binding protein: MKIRRFLGICWILLLWICVVPAYAGGDPIILGLPTSLGYLEGYESRNAAELAIEEINAKGGVKVGNEMRPFNLVTADTRDSEPGIPVSEALMAYEKLILQHKPHAIVAGFFSSEALLASMDITSKHKLPYLATIPMSPKLQEKILENYDAYKYCFRLCYDAPSFAKSYLGALKLINQDFGLNKAFFVIEEALWAKAIAGKTAEWLKSQNWTVTGDQTFPKSTTDFASTLLKIKNSQTQVIVFISSMPSVVTFADQWRTMKVPAVVTGLLPALCGEDIWKIHNGKVKGIVNLVEAGCMPLKVIPESETFYAAYKQKFKKPPEASHGTGATYDAVYVLKEAIERAGTLDADKVVAELEKTDRKGSIGRVRFAKDHQVVFGTNPAENALAIVFQWQDPGVRVAVFPPVAATGKIQLPEWMKKK; this comes from the coding sequence ATGAAAATCAGACGATTCTTGGGTATCTGCTGGATCTTGCTGCTTTGGATTTGCGTTGTTCCGGCCTACGCCGGGGGCGATCCCATTATTCTTGGACTTCCGACTTCTCTAGGGTACCTGGAGGGATATGAGTCCAGGAATGCGGCCGAACTGGCAATTGAAGAGATCAACGCAAAAGGGGGAGTAAAGGTTGGCAATGAGATGCGACCTTTCAATCTTGTTACTGCCGACACCAGAGATTCGGAACCCGGCATTCCGGTCAGTGAAGCCTTGATGGCTTATGAGAAACTGATTCTGCAACATAAACCCCATGCGATTGTAGCTGGTTTTTTTTCCTCCGAAGCTCTCTTAGCCAGCATGGACATTACATCCAAACACAAGTTGCCATACCTTGCCACTATTCCCATGAGCCCAAAATTGCAGGAGAAAATTTTAGAAAATTATGATGCCTACAAATACTGTTTTCGACTCTGTTACGATGCTCCATCATTTGCCAAGAGTTATTTGGGCGCATTAAAGCTTATTAATCAGGACTTCGGCCTGAATAAAGCTTTTTTCGTCATTGAGGAGGCTCTATGGGCTAAGGCGATTGCAGGCAAAACGGCTGAATGGCTGAAATCTCAAAATTGGACAGTCACCGGTGATCAAACTTTCCCAAAAAGCACTACGGACTTCGCCAGTACACTTCTTAAGATCAAGAATTCACAGACCCAAGTCATTGTATTTATTTCCAGCATGCCCTCAGTGGTAACTTTTGCCGATCAATGGCGTACGATGAAAGTCCCGGCGGTAGTTACAGGACTGTTACCCGCTCTTTGCGGAGAGGATATATGGAAAATTCACAACGGGAAGGTCAAGGGGATTGTGAATCTGGTAGAGGCCGGTTGCATGCCACTTAAAGTTATTCCAGAGTCAGAAACGTTTTATGCCGCTTACAAGCAGAAGTTCAAAAAACCACCGGAAGCATCTCACGGTACAGGCGCAACCTATGACGCAGTCTATGTGTTAAAGGAAGCCATAGAGCGTGCTGGGACCCTTGATGCCGACAAAGTTGTCGCGGAACTTGAAAAAACTGACAGGAAGGGTTCTATCGGTCGAGTCAGGTTCGCAAAGGATCACCAGGTGGTTTTTGGAACAAATCCAGCAGAGAATGCTTTGGCCATTGTCTTTCAATGGCAAGATCCAGGAGTACGTGTCGCTGTTTTCCCACCCGTGGCAGCGACCGGGAAAATTCAGCTTCCCGAATGGATGAAAAAGAAATAG
- a CDS encoding TetR/AcrR family transcriptional regulator — MGLEERKERERLIQRKRRRKQIISAAKKVFSDKGFSGATMEDIAREAELASGTLYLYFNSKDELYATINVELQKFMQQQIQTLADNSALAAPEKVKALSDVLYQVYEFDPLMMRNVLHLQASETLQNLSAETIQMINGILSQTLSPLSSIIAAGIREGSFENHKSVALVDIVWAMFSGLVLWEESKKMFDPRKDHLRSTLNLAMEIFCRGISSEATNDTNNGSAYDVDNDNRINAKS, encoded by the coding sequence ATGGGGCTAGAAGAGAGAAAAGAGCGTGAGCGCTTAATCCAAAGAAAACGTCGCAGGAAGCAGATTATTAGCGCTGCAAAAAAAGTCTTTTCGGACAAGGGTTTTTCCGGAGCCACCATGGAAGATATAGCTAGGGAAGCCGAACTCGCTAGCGGGACCCTTTACCTTTATTTCAACAGCAAAGATGAACTTTACGCCACTATAAATGTGGAGTTACAGAAGTTCATGCAGCAACAGATACAGACACTTGCGGATAACAGCGCGTTGGCGGCGCCGGAAAAAGTCAAAGCACTCAGTGACGTTTTGTACCAAGTTTACGAGTTTGATCCTTTGATGATGAGAAATGTCTTGCATCTTCAAGCAAGCGAGACTCTTCAGAATCTATCTGCAGAGACGATCCAGATGATAAACGGCATTCTTTCCCAAACTTTATCGCCTCTATCGAGCATAATTGCAGCAGGAATTCGGGAAGGCTCTTTTGAAAATCATAAGTCAGTGGCCTTGGTTGACATTGTCTGGGCTATGTTCAGCGGGCTCGTGCTGTGGGAAGAGAGTAAGAAAATGTTCGATCCACGAAAAGACCATCTAAGGTCTACTCTTAATCTAGCTATGGAAATCTTTTGCAGAGGTATTTCGTCTGAGGCCACCAATGATACGAATAATGGCTCTGCGTATGATGTCGACAATGACAACCGAATAAATGCGAAATCATAG